One window of the Catenulispora sp. MAP5-51 genome contains the following:
- a CDS encoding L-serine ammonia-lyase: MAISVFDLFSIGIGPSSSHTVGPMRAAGMFVRGLKDDGLLDRTSSVRAELFGSLGATGHGHGTPKAVMLGLEGNTPDTVDVDTADEQVERIRTTRRIRLLAAEIGPRCEIVFDPDAELILHRRRTLPYHANGMTLCAYDVAGALLLQKTYYSVGGGFVVDEQAVGADRVKADDTVLRYPFHSCDELLGLCRETGLSVSALMLENEKAWRTEQEIRSGLLEIWAVMKACVDRGLAREGILPGGLKVRRRAAAAARVLRTVGDPADRSMEWITLYAMAVNEENAAGGRVVTAPTNGAAGILPAVLHYYLAFVPGTDDDGIVRFLLAAGAIGLLYKENASISGAEVGCQGEVGSACSMAAGALAEVLGGTPEQVENAAEIGMEHNLGLTCDPVGGLVQIPCIERNGMAAVKAVTAARMALRGDGRHHVSLDKVIKTMKETGADMKVKYKETARGGLAVNVIEC, translated from the coding sequence ATGGCTATCTCCGTGTTCGACCTCTTCTCCATCGGCATCGGGCCGTCCAGCTCGCACACCGTCGGCCCGATGCGCGCTGCCGGCATGTTCGTCCGCGGCCTGAAGGACGACGGTCTGCTTGACCGAACCTCATCTGTGCGGGCGGAGCTGTTCGGTTCCCTCGGTGCCACCGGCCACGGCCACGGCACGCCGAAGGCCGTCATGCTCGGCCTGGAGGGCAATACTCCTGACACTGTCGACGTCGACACGGCCGACGAGCAGGTCGAGCGGATCCGCACGACCCGGCGCATCCGCCTGCTCGCAGCCGAAATCGGTCCACGATGCGAGATTGTTTTCGACCCCGACGCCGAGCTGATCCTGCACCGCCGCCGCACGCTGCCCTACCACGCGAATGGTATGACGTTGTGCGCATACGACGTGGCGGGCGCGCTGCTGCTGCAGAAGACCTACTACTCGGTCGGCGGCGGCTTCGTCGTGGACGAACAGGCCGTCGGCGCCGACCGGGTCAAGGCCGACGACACCGTGCTGCGCTACCCCTTCCACAGCTGCGACGAACTGCTGGGGCTGTGCCGTGAAACGGGCCTGTCTGTCTCGGCTCTGATGCTGGAGAACGAGAAGGCGTGGCGCACCGAGCAGGAGATCCGTTCCGGTCTGCTGGAGATCTGGGCGGTGATGAAGGCGTGTGTGGATCGCGGCCTGGCGCGCGAGGGCATCCTGCCCGGCGGGCTGAAGGTCCGGCGCCGCGCGGCGGCCGCCGCCAGAGTGCTGCGCACGGTCGGCGACCCGGCAGACCGGAGCATGGAGTGGATCACGCTCTACGCGATGGCGGTGAACGAGGAGAACGCGGCAGGCGGGAGGGTCGTGACAGCCCCTACGAACGGCGCCGCGGGGATCCTGCCGGCCGTGCTGCACTACTACCTCGCCTTCGTGCCCGGCACGGACGATGACGGCATCGTCAGATTCCTTCTCGCCGCGGGCGCGATCGGCCTGTTGTACAAGGAGAATGCGAGCATCTCCGGCGCCGAGGTCGGCTGCCAGGGCGAGGTCGGTTCGGCCTGCTCGATGGCCGCCGGCGCGCTGGCCGAGGTGCTCGGCGGGACGCCGGAACAGGTGGAGAACGCCGCCGAGATAGGCATGGAGCACAATTTGGGCCTGACCTGCGACCCGGTCGGCGGCCTGGTGCAGATCCCGTGCATCGAGCGCAACGGAATGGCTGCCGTCAAGGCTGTGACCGCCGCCCGCATGGCACTGCGCGGGGACGGCCGCCATCACGTCTCCCTCGACAAGGTCATCAAGACGATGAAGGAAACCGGTGCCGACATGAAGGTCAAGTACAAGGAGACCGCACGCGGCGGCCTCGCGGTCAACGTCATCGAATGCTAG